A single Staphylococcus sp. NRL 16/872 DNA region contains:
- a CDS encoding MobA/MobL family protein yields MDKGYFMLRVTNINRATKNIVASASYRSDEALYSERTDEKIKFRNHIVKPESMILTPQHAPEWTKDRQRLWNEVDKVEKHNAKTKNPRLAKEVLLSLPNDLDREVQTELTKDFIKSEFVDKGMVADISIHRDDMNNPHAHVLLTQRPFNSDGTWGKKTKTRTRYDENGDAILNKNGNKVRKQERFADFDFKEVRKHWELKLNQYSEREQSLRRYDSRSFEEQGLEKIAEIPLTREEYRLEKNEQKRCEKEGIEYQPVTYYGQKNEEIRRYNRDEVSEIYSDKEKEEAQNAIRLLVQNANDRVSKNEQSYSVLIDRYQRDVGYSEAKETIKNTFDSASTFGRIIQNDLLKNEIKRIQLKFYADNYDTNYQFRKELESKGYSQQEFINTVKSNFKALLNEKNKLESREEKRKAIYQSAKDVYLTEIEKNNLIVQHMYPKSHHRFSHDEKAFIVDEAQKGNFIKATNVQYLFKQNNNIPTDVLLEDTYKKASKDIFFSERQLQHLEKDSFEYNVELQFIREKEKEIESYKEHIDDDLRIDIGDRNFEKVKDQTPNEKVQLLIKLEKYNHIDQEEVIGKHINQVDRNDNDNHLEHEYEQSNHINLPTINASDFLMYYANEIEKQNDINHKKKKKQERNNHMRR; encoded by the coding sequence ATGGATAAAGGTTACTTTATGTTGAGAGTGACTAACATTAATCGAGCAACTAAAAATATTGTTGCGTCAGCGTCGTATCGTTCTGATGAAGCATTATATAGTGAACGTACAGATGAAAAAATTAAGTTTAGAAATCATATAGTTAAACCTGAAAGCATGATTTTAACGCCTCAACATGCACCCGAATGGACGAAAGATAGACAGCGCTTGTGGAATGAAGTAGACAAAGTTGAAAAGCATAATGCGAAAACTAAAAACCCTAGATTAGCCAAAGAAGTCTTGTTAAGTTTGCCTAATGACCTAGATAGAGAAGTACAAACAGAATTAACAAAAGATTTTATCAAAAGTGAATTTGTAGATAAAGGTATGGTGGCTGATATTTCAATTCATAGGGATGATATGAACAACCCACACGCGCATGTGTTATTGACCCAAAGACCGTTTAATTCAGACGGTACTTGGGGAAAAAAGACAAAAACGAGAACACGCTATGATGAAAACGGGGATGCGATTTTAAATAAAAATGGTAATAAAGTTAGAAAACAAGAACGCTTTGCCGACTTTGATTTTAAAGAAGTTCGTAAGCATTGGGAGTTAAAATTAAATCAATATTCAGAAAGAGAACAAAGTTTAAGACGATATGATAGTCGTTCTTTTGAAGAACAAGGCTTAGAAAAAATCGCCGAAATTCCACTGACTAGAGAAGAATACCGACTAGAAAAAAATGAACAAAAACGCTGTGAAAAAGAGGGTATCGAGTACCAACCCGTTACGTATTACGGACAGAAAAATGAAGAGATTAGACGATATAATCGTGACGAAGTATCAGAAATATATAGTGATAAAGAGAAAGAAGAAGCACAAAATGCAATTAGATTACTTGTTCAAAACGCTAATGATCGAGTAAGCAAAAATGAACAGAGTTATTCTGTTTTAATTGATAGATATCAACGTGACGTTGGCTATTCAGAAGCGAAAGAAACCATTAAAAATACGTTTGATAGTGCATCTACCTTTGGTCGTATAATTCAAAATGACTTACTCAAAAATGAAATTAAGAGAATTCAATTAAAATTCTATGCTGACAATTACGATACTAATTATCAATTTAGAAAAGAACTTGAAAGCAAAGGATATAGTCAACAAGAGTTTATTAATACAGTTAAGTCTAACTTTAAAGCGTTACTCAATGAAAAGAATAAGTTAGAAAGTAGAGAAGAAAAACGTAAAGCAATTTATCAATCAGCGAAGGATGTATATCTAACTGAAATCGAAAAAAATAACCTAATTGTTCAACACATGTACCCTAAATCTCATCATCGTTTTAGTCATGATGAGAAAGCATTTATCGTTGATGAAGCGCAAAAAGGTAACTTTATAAAAGCGACTAATGTTCAATATCTATTCAAACAAAATAACAATATTCCTACAGATGTATTGCTGGAAGATACTTATAAAAAAGCAAGTAAGGATATTTTCTTTAGTGAAAGACAGCTTCAACACTTAGAAAAAGATAGTTTTGAATATAATGTTGAGTTGCAATTCATTAGAGAAAAAGAGAAAGAAATTGAAAGTTATAAAGAACATATTGATGATGATTTAAGAATAGATATAGGCGATAGAAACTTTGAAAAAGTCAAAGACCAAACACCTAATGAGAAAGTTCAATTACTCATTAAACTTGAGAAATATAATCATATCGATCAAGAAGAAGTTATTGGAAAACATATTAATCAAGTGGATAGAAATGATAATGACAACCATCTTGAACATGAATATGAACAATCTAATCACATTAATTTACCAACGATAAATGCCAGTGACTTTCTTATGTACTATGCGAATGAAATTGAAAAGCAAAATGATATTAATCATAAGAAAAAGAAAAAACAAGAGAGAAATAACCATATGAGAAGATAA